Genomic window (Peromyscus eremicus chromosome 12, PerEre_H2_v1, whole genome shotgun sequence):
ATCTATACCACTCTGCACAGCACTGAAGTGTTCTAGCTGTGAAGGACTCAGGGGATGAACCTCCATGCCCTGCCACAGGGATGGTGCTGAGGTATTACCCTCCTTAATAGACATTTTGAGTGGGAAATTCATTTCCTAACCCTGCTTTCTGCAGACCTCTATTGCTTCATGTGGCAGCAGAATTACTATGCCTAAACTCTAAGGTTTTGTTCTGATTCTCTTCTAAAGGCACTGGCGATTACATTCCTAGCCAAACTACTATTTGTTAATATCCATTGCTTAGTAAACAATACACAGCAAGAGCTTTTACACATTTCCTCTCTAAAACGTTCAGATTTGTATTCCATCTTTACCTTCAGCCTTAAATTTAAGTGTTAGAGGATCTTGGTGACCTCACTGAGAAAAGACAGGTTTCCAGTTGTCCTCTCTGATTTTAGCCCTCTGAGTTCTgaccaggagaaaagaaaaggttcaCTTCTATGCAGATCCAAAGACATGGTGTCAAAACTCACTAGAAGGGTGAGCagagggcacatttctttcatctCCTGTATAATGAaatgttccttcctttctgttttcaagTAGATCATAAAGTATGGCATAATGGGAAAGGGAGGAGGTGGAGCTTAGAGTTTCTGGTTCTAGTCTGGCTTTTAAACTTCCCTGGGTGATGTGGACTAATCTCCAAGCTTGGTTTACCTTCTGTCAGATGAGACTGTTTTATCAGTTCTAAAATGTATTATTCCATCGGCAGCTATTAAAAGTGTGAAGTAATTCTTCCTCCCCATGCGTTAGAACTtaaggcattttgttttgttttggggcaaTGTTGTGCTATGTGTATGAAAcccaacctggcctcaaactggtgGTCCTCCTGCGTCAGCCTTATCAGTTCTGGAATTAGAAGTGTGTGCCATCATATCTGGCTTGACCTTGGTCTTGGTACACACGGTTGAATAGCAGTGATGGCAGCCCCTATTTGGAGTATTATAATGAGCTTCTTTCTGCTATGGTTAGAATATGATGTAGCCCTCCCACCCTAACTCATGCTGAAATTTGATTGCCTATGGCAGAGTTGGGAGTGGAGCTTTTAAGAGTTGAACAGGTTGTTTGGAGGGTTTGTCCCGGCAAGAGTGGGCTGCTACAAAGCAAATATAATCCTCCTGCTTTATCTCTTCTACCCGGTTGTCCTGATTTCTACCACAGGAGGAGGCCTTCGCCAGAAGCTCAGTTGTTGTATTACACTCTTGGACTTCCCAGACCTTAGAATCACGAGTCAAAGTAAACCTTTCACTATGTAAATCACCAAGTCTTCAGTGtttagtttttgaaacagaaaacagactaaggcagcttcatttttcaaaaagaaaattacatattcattttgtttcttaaaattcCCCAGTAGtatttcttcctcattttttttttttgctttattatcTAGCCACAGAGGTTATCTGCCTTcaaactgtgttttatttttcaattggGTTGTAAGATAGTAGGTTTCCACGTGGCTTTTCCATACTCCCTTAACTTTGATTAACTTTTACTCTCACCCTCTCGTCTCTTCCGCATCCTTATATGGATATAAAACAGTGGAAAAATCTGGTAGTTAGTAAGACATGAGACCTAGCAAACATTTCAGAAACAATGTAGAATAAAATGTATTAAGTGTATGAAGACTCTGCCAGAATGTTAAAAATGGTCCTTTTGTACCATCAAATATGTTTTCTTAGATTTTTACAGAAGTATCTTCCATCTATTTATTTGACAAAAGGTTAATATCTggaatacataaagaattcaactTTCTAAAaactcaaataatccaattaaaaatagatGATCTGAACAGAAaacttcttcaaaaaaaaaaaaagacaaatactaaTGGCAACTATAATATcattagttatcagggaaatgaaaatcaaagtgaTAAGACTCCATCTCACTACTCTTTAAAAGACTAttatcaaacaacaacaaaaacaacacaaataaaaaacccTCTTATGGACGGAGATATAAAAGCACTTACGGCTGgtaggatggttcagtggttaagaacactggctgctcttccagaaggcccagggttccattcccagcacacatatgatGTCTAactgccatctgtaactccaatcccagtaggatctgaagccctcttctagcctccaccgTCCATAGGCACCGTGCAGATGTATATGCAAGCGAAACATCcacatacataaagtaaaaataaataaaatctaagacAAGAACACTTAAATACTACATAACTGCTATGGAGTGGAAAACAAtgtggaggcacacacacacacacacacacacacacacacacacacactaaaagtaaaacTTGCTGTGTGATACCTTGGGCACATATCTGAAGGAAATGAAGTCAGAATATGATAGagatatgtatatgcacatgtatgttatGGTACTACTCAAAGAGCTAAGATATGGAGTCATCCTATGAACAGATGAATTGATGAAGAAAACATGATGTATGTACATAGTACATTATTGCtttttatgtacatatgtatgcatatatgtgaatgcagatatacatgtgcatatgtgtgtggagtcCAGAGGCCAGCCTCAGGTGTCATCCTTAAGAACAACATTCACCTCCTTTGGAAATAGGATATCTTACTGGCGTGGAACTCATCGATGtataaactggctggccagtgagcctcagggatcttcCTGCATCTCCTGTCTCAGCATTGGGCTTAGAATCATGTGCTACCACATCAGACATTTTTTACATGGACTTTAgtggtcaaactcaggtcctcatgcttctgaggcaagcattttactggctGAATTACCGCCCTAGCCCCTTATAGTAGATTACTGTTtatccataaagaagaatgaaatcctaTTGtatgtaggaaaatggatggaactatagggcatcatgttaagtgaaataagccagacctGGTAGGGCAAGTgtcatgtttttctctttaaaaataaatgatgaattGAAAATCGATGAGAGATTATTAAGGACTGGGAGCAGGATTTgtcctggtgttttgttttgttgtctacttgatacaagctagagatACTGGGGATGAGGGAAACCCAACTGAGACAACGCCCTCACCAGATTTACCTATAGGCAAatttgtgaggcattttcttgaataaCAACTGATATGCATGAGTCCAGCCTGAAGGGTGATATGTCACCTCTGGATAGGTGgtccataagaaagcagactgtgcCAGGCATGTGGAACAAGCTAACACACAGCATTTTTCCATGGCttctgattcagttcctgcttctaggttctttccctgacttccttcagtgatggaatgTTACCTggagtgtaagatgaaataaaccccttttcttccccaggttgttttggtcatggtgttttatgatagcaatagaaagcaaacaaagGTGGGgttagaaaggaagagggaggagagggtagGTGGGTGAATGGCCACAATGGACATGTAATATATAAGTGAATAGAAGTACCTTAGTGAATTAATTAGTAAAACTGAtatgttttaataattataatGAGAAGAGATAAAGGAGCTACTGTCACAGTGTTGGGATGAGCAGTTCCTATTTACAATGATCTCTCCATCTCCAGCATGTTGGACAAAGTGCACTAGGTTATCATTAAATACCTATGCAATGAACAAATTAGGCAGAAGCCATATCAGAGGTACTGGGAAAGGGCTATAATGAACAAACTATTCCAAGTGATGAAATTGGAGGTGATTGACGCTTTAATGTCTGATTACAGAGCTTTAAACAGGAGACCAAAGAAGAGGCCTTTGAAGGCAGCATCATCACCACTGGAATCCAAACTTCACAGAAACCAAGCGAAAATATCTTTAATTAGTGAAAGAAATTGCCCTAAAGTTTTACATAATAAGGTAGATGAGATTTTTCTTACGCAATTCCATCTCCACGAATGGGGTAATCCTGTGTAGCTTGCCCCACCCACCAGTGAGGGTATAAAACCTGGGAGAGGTTGGAGATGGTCACAGGCAAGACACTTATCCTCATCCTCTAAACCAATCTACCACTCCTGAAACCATGTGCCACTACAGCAGCTACTATGGAGGCCGAGGCTATGGCCATGGAGGTATCAATGGACTGGGCTGTGGCCATGGGGGCTTTAGTGGCCTGCGATATGGCCATGGAGGTGTCAGTGGCTATGGCTTCCACCACAGAGGCTTCAATGGCCTGGGCTATGGCTATGGCTGTGGAGGTGGCAGCTTCCACAGACTGGGCAACCATTATGGCTTTGGAGGCTATGGATATGGTTCTGGCTATGGAAACCACAGATATGGTTACTTCCATCCCTCATCTTTTGGGAGATATGGCTTCTCCAGCTTCTACTGAAGAGCGAAATTATTCCTTGGACCATTGGAATCCTCACATGTCAACTGCTCTGCTGAATTCTCAATAAGCCGTATACATCAACAGAGGCTGGCTGATGAATTTTCTTCAAGATCAAGACtcatttctgaaaaagaaattccAGAATCAAGAGACAACCACAAGGGGAACCCTTCCCATTCCATCTGGAATCTTACTTTTCAAGTTACtaatctctttctttcctttcattataACAATGTAGTACAAACTTTCATGTTTCAATAAATTAATTTCAATCATCCAGTAAATGGCATCTCTCTTTCAAAGCTTCATTTGACTATGACAAGAGAACTTAAGAACATTTAACAAAACAACAGGGTCCCACGTAGTCCAAGCTGACCTAGAACTGACTGtggagccaaggatgactttgaactattGATTTGggtgcctccacctcttgagtgctggggttataggtgtgtgccaccatgcctggtttgtggGGTGCTAGGAGCTGAAGCCAGGGgattgtacatgctaggaaagcactttaccaatggagTCACAGCCCCAGACGCACCTTGTAACAAATTTAAAGTGCACAGAATACTGTTGACTGTTGACTGTTGACTGATGTCTGACTGATCTTTAGACCTTATTCATCTGTTTAACCCACACATTTGACCGTTTCATAGCAATTCTCCATTCCTCTTTCTGCCCGGATTTTACTAGCCACCATTTTGCTTCTTGGTTCTGTAAATTTGTCTATTTTTAGATATATTATGTAAGAAGTATTTGTCTTCCTGCTACCTGCTTATTTCacttggtttcatttttattgattcatTGAATTAGACCCAAGCTCCCAGGTCTGTGCCTGTACATTCATCATTGTATATTCAGTGTACATGACAGTGCCCAGCACATATATGTCGTCAGAGAGCAGTGGATTAAGAAACTTGCTCATATAACCTATTCACAAGAAGCTTGCTCAGGGGTTTTATAATATATCACCAATTGTAATTTGTCCAACGGTCACCTGAAATGCCATCTGAATTTTGGAATCATGGTGGTTGTTCATGTTTCAACATTCTTCCTACTCCATGTTCTCTTCTatccacctgtctgtctgtttgcctatctatctgtctgtctgtcttactgGTTCATCAGTTGCATCTCTGTGTACAGTTATTGTTCCAGGAGCAGACAAAGCACCTCACCAGGACCTCCATAGTCACCTTCTATATGCTTTTCCTTGTGGGGTTACATACACTTTCTTGCTATTTGTCAAGAAACGTGTTAAATTTATTTACTGTCAGGCAAGGTACCGAGAGGGAAGATATTTGCATCATGTATAATACATACAGACTCGGACactattataaaatattcattgcCAATGGAtattagaacagaaaaaaatcctaTGTATTCTTATCACAAAAACTACACTGCTATAACAATGACAATTGaagctttgtgcatgctgccacttGAATAAACCTCATAGCCACGAGGCTGAGTTAAGAGACTTCAGCATTGTAGAATCAATTTGCTGCAGACCTGTTAATTCAAGTTCCTAAACTAGAAGAAAAAAGATGCAACTAAGTTAGGTTGTAGTTAAGATTTAAGCCAGGACAGTGGTTCTCTTTGGAAGGCACTGTGAGGAAAAGGCCCAAGAGGAGCTTACGAAGTGGCAGCAAATGTCTTGTTTCTACCTGGGGATGGTTCCAAGGTGACAAGTCACTGTCCCAGCTAGCTTTAGCTTCAACTCGACCCATCCTAATGTCGTCTGAGAAAGGAGTCTCTATTGAGGACTGCCCAGAAATTGGCTTGGCTTGTGGATGTGTCTGTGAAGATCATCTAGATTGGTAGTTGGTGtaggagggcacagcccactatgggaggcaccattccctgggcaggtggtcctgggctctatatgAAACCTGGGTAAGTATGGGGTTGTGAGTATGTCAGCAAAAGCATTCCTCCGTGGCTTCAGCTCCTGCCCTACTTTCCTCAGTGCTGGATGGTGACCTAGACATGTCAGCCAACTAAACCTCTTGTAAGTAGCCCTGATCAGAGTGTTTTGtcgcagaggcagagaggaaactGAAATAGTCAATCACTAACTCGATTGTTGGCTTTTAGTgtgttcctttgtgtgtttgtcatatttcaatttaaaacagTTAAAATACTTGACAGGACTCTGACTTGAAAAGAGTTAGTCTTAGAGCAGAGAATTCAGATGACTCACCCGCACTGTGTACTTCTTAAGGCATACAGGATTCCAAATGAATAATACATTCATTGCTTTTGGTGTCAAGAAACTTGAAATCTAacaacacatgtgtgtgtgtgtctgatgtaTTTGGGACCGATGACTGGAGAGCTAGCAAAATGAATGCTGGTGACATTTCCTCATGCTTTTGGAAGTGTCTAAGTATGTGTGGAAAAACAGAGGCTTGGAAACCAAGACTCATGGGGACCGTGAACAGAGAGATCAGCACAAATCTTGGCCAGGCGGCTGCTTTTATGACCACCTTGGCAACTAGTATCTTCTATTTGACAGAAATAATATGCCACACATGAACCGCTCACTAAATCCAACTGTGCCGGAGCGCTTGCTGAGATTTATCTGCATAGGTCCGATTAAACTCGCAAGGCTTGGAGGGAATTGTACTTTCATTTCCAACTCATCAGCTAAATAGAATGCCAAGCTCATGTCAAGCTTGAAAAGAAGCATCTGACAGCCATTCTGATGATCTTGGACGAGATGACACCACATGCCACCTTCGGAGATACCccttttgaaatttctttttagaAGCTTTACTTTTTCttatgaactcagggccttgctgATGTCAGGCAAGTGCTATGTTGTTGAGTTCAGTCCACTTGCAAACCCCACTCAAGGTGTTAGAGCTGAGGCTTTAAGAACACCAGTTTGTGCTGGAATCTGGACTAgtgttatttttatgtgattaAACTAACTACATTTCAGAACATTTCTTAGGAAtaaattttcattgtttcttgaagtcagtaatttttttttattaatctttggGTGACCAGGGTAGTATGTGGAAGGTGCTTATAGGTAGAAAATGTAATACCCCCAAATCTGTGCTTTATTACCTACTTCTGCTGTTGCTGGCTTCTTGTATAGTGTGAGCTTTGGAAAAGCTGAATCTGAATCTGAAATAGCTGAATTCAGATCAAAGAATATTTGTAAGTATGACTTGGAAAAATGTCTCCGCTGTGGCAGTTTAGCTAGACCACATTGCATCATTAAATAGTTTTCACAGTGGCTTTATCCCCTAAGGATTTCTTATTTTATCTCAGTCTTAATGACTCAGCTCCCTTTGGGGCTTTACTGAGGTAGCTCAGGGGTCTGGCCTGCCTCACAGCCCCACGTTCTCTTGCT
Coding sequences:
- the LOC131922471 gene encoding keratin-associated protein 19-5-like produces the protein MCHYSSYYGGRGYGHGGINGLGCGHGGFSGLRYGHGGVSGYGFHHRGFNGLGYGYGCGGGSFHRLGNHYGFGGYGYGSGYGNHRYGYFHPSSFGRYGFSSFY